One window of the Dreissena polymorpha isolate Duluth1 chromosome 5, UMN_Dpol_1.0, whole genome shotgun sequence genome contains the following:
- the LOC127831896 gene encoding protein odd-skipped-related 2-like, translating to MVSVSGLSLPLYPPTTDFLYQYPYQALHYTGSAEQLHTPWALNTLALNNLNYYNCLTSHNLMSSMCQFSFSNVRSSPKSRDSGISSDPALSPDRCNGSLDLSMKSKQSDKPCPAKPRPKFDFAHLAKAATEDDGNGTAATSGDSHGGDAQIFSRALINTGSLRFNPLTSSFRPIAHQGLSKAATEPVKRARGRGPARTKKEFVCKYCGRHFTKSYNLLIHERTHTDERPYSCDICGKAFRRQDHLRDHRYIHSKEKPFKCMECGKGFCQSRTLAVHRTLHQSSPDGSILLKSSRGSKLSVPTPGLPRSIVPLEKNIKIEVSSLHVKQEQT from the exons ATGGTGAGCGTGTCAGGTCTCTCCCTCCCGCTGTACCCGCCGACCACGGACTTTCTCTACCAGTACCCGTACCAGGCGCTCCATTACACGGGGAGCGCAGAACAACTGCACACACCATGGGCTCTCAATACACTGGCCTTGAATAACTTGAACTATTATAATTGTTTGACGTCACACAACCTGATGTCGTCCATGTGCCAGTTCTCGTTTAGTAATGTTAGATCTTCGCCGAAGTCTCGTGACAGTGGCATCTCGTCCGACCCTGCCTTGTCACCAGACCGATGCAATGGCTCGCTGGATTTGTCCATGAAGAGCAAACAATCAG ACAAACCATGTCCTGCCAAGCCGCGACCGAAGTTCGATTTCGCTCATCTCGCTAAGGCCGCCACCGAGGATGATGGGAACGGCACCGCTGCTACTTCCGGGGACTCTCACGGAGGCGACGCCCAGATTTTTAGCCGAGCTTTAATAAATACAGGTTCCCTGAG ATTCAACCCGTTGACGAGTAGTTTTCGGCCGATAGCTCATCAGGGATTGTCCAAGGCCGCAACTGAGCCGGTCAAGAGAGCGAGGGGCCGGGGTCCGGCAAG GACAAAGAAGGAGTTTGTGTGCAAGTACTGCGGGCGTCACTTCACCAAATCGTACAACCTGCTCATCCACGAGCGAACACACACAGACGAACGGCCGTACTCGTGCGATATCTGCGGCAAGGCGTTCCGGAGACAGGACCATCTGCGGGATCACAG GTACATCCATTCCAAGGAGAAACCGTTCAAGTGTATGGAGTGCGGAAAGGGGTTTTGTCAGTCCAGAACACTGGCAGTACACAGGACCCTACACCAG AGCTCACCAGACGGGTCAATACTCTTGAAATCCTCACGTGGTTCAAAACTCTCGGTGCCAACACCCGGTCTTCCCCGATCAATTGTTCCACTTGAGAAAAATATCAAGATAGAGGTGTCGAGTTTACATGTTAAACAAGAACAGACATAA